Genomic DNA from Chitinophaga lutea:
TGGTGGTGGACCACGACGGGCTTCACGGCGCCACGGAAAAATCCGGCACCATCGGTCTGAAGGCTGGCAAACACGCGGTCACCATCAAATACTTTGAAGCCACCGGTGCGGAAAGCCTGGCGGTCAGCTATGCCGGCCCCGGCATCGCCAGGCAGGCCATCCCCGCGGGCGCGTATTACAGGGATGCAACCGCTTCCTGCACCACGCCGGCTCCCATCAGTAAAGCGGCCTGGACCGTCTACTCCTTCAGCAGCCAGGAAACAACCGGGGAAGGCGCCAATAACGGCCGCGCCATTCATGCCATAGACGGCAACACCACTACTTTCTGGCACACGAAGTGGAGCGGTGGCAGCGACCCGTTGCCGCATGAGATACAGATCGATCTCGGAACGACCTATGCGTTGAGCAGCCTGCAATACCTGCCGCGCCAGGACGGCGGGACCAACGGCATTGCCAGGAACTATGAAATATATGTCAGCAACGATCCCGCCAACTGGGGCGCAGCCGTGGCTACCGGCACCTTTGCCGCCACCACTGCGGAAAAAACAGCGACGTTCACCGCCAAAAACGGCCGCTACGTACGCTTCCGCGTGCTGACCTCCAACGCCACGCCTTATGTGTCCGCCGCTGAAATCGGCCTTACGGGGTGCCCGCTGGCTACGGCTTGTTCCGCTACCGGCAACATCCTGCGGGAACGCTGGAGTAACCGCGGTAACGTAACGCTGTCTTCATTCGACTTCACGCAGGCGCCGGACAGCATCAGTCAGCCGACTATTTTCGAAGGCCCCACCAACGCGGGCGACAGTTACGTGAGCCGTATCAGGGGATATATCTGCGCGCCGCAAACCGGTAATTACACGTTCTGGATCGCCAGCGACGACGATAGTGATCTCTACCTCAGCACGGACGATAACCCGGCCAACAAAACCCGCATCGCCTATATTGCCAATAACTACGCCGGCGTGCGGGAATGGACGAAACTTTCCACCCAGCAGTCGGCCGCCGTTCCATTAGTAGCCGGCAAGCGGTACTACATCGAAGCGGTGCATAAAGAAGGCGGTGGCGGCGATAACCTGGCCGTAGGCTGGCAGCTCCCGGACGCAACCATGGAAAGGCCGATCGCGGGCAGCAGGCTGTCTCCCGCCACAGCGCTGCAACTGTATACGAAGAATCCGGCGGAGAGCAAACTTGCGGACGGAATTTCCCTGTATCCCACACTGATCAGGAGAGGACAACCGGTGCGCGTGGTATCCGGCAAAGCGGAAAAGATAGCCGTGAGGGTATTCAACATGCAAGGGAAACAGGTATGGACAGGGCGCATGGAATCCGGCGGCGACATCCCGACGGATGGTTTGGTGCCCGGCATCTATATCTGCAACATCCGTTCTGACAGGCAGATCATGAACGTCAGGTTCATTGTGACGGACTAAAAACGGATCAAGCTGAACAGGCCACCTGGCGCGCCCGGAAAGCGAGCGTGCCGGGTGGCTTGTTATTTTTTACCGCTTCGTTAATACCTCCGGCAGGAATGCTTCCGCATAGTCTTCCACGAACCTGTTGAAATCCCGTGCAGCCCTGCCCGTTACCGCTTCGATATCGCCCGATACTTCCGCCGCCTCGCCACGCCCGTAATGCGCGTAGTCTTCGATCAGTCCTGCTGCCTGCCATTCAGGGAAGCCGGCCGCGATGAGCGCCTGGTGCATTGCATCCGGCGGTACGTCGATGTACTGGATATCGCGGCCCAGTGCGGCAGACAGGGTGGCTGCGATCTGCCGGTGCGTGATGGCCTGCGGGCCGGTGAGGGTATAGATTCTGTTTTCATGTACGGGATTGGTGAGCGCAGCGGCGGCCACTTCGGCAATGTCGCGGATATCCACGAGGCTCACCGGCGCCTCGCCGATGGTGGCGAAGAATTTTCCCTGTTGCATGATGGGCTCGCGAAAACCCAGCAATCCCTGCATGAAAAGATTGGGCCGCAGGAACGTGTATGCCATGCCGGAAGCCAGTATTTTTTCTTCCACCGCCGCGTGGTACCGGAGGAAACGCACCGGCGAATCCCTGTGCGCAGCGTATTGAGAAAGTTTGACAATGTGCTGCACACCCGCCGCCTTCGCCGCATCGACGAACGCAATTTGAAGCGATTCCGCCTCCGGGCTTGAGTTGGTGAGGAGGAAGGCTCGCTCGATGCCCGATAGGGCGTTTTTGAGGCTCTTTTGGTCGTTTAAATCGCCTTCGACGACCTCCGCACCCGGGATGTGCGGCGTGGCACCGGTGGGGCGCACGAGGGCGCGGAAGGGGGTGCCTTTTTCTGCAAGCAGCTTCGCGAGTGCGGAACCGATGGTGCCGGTAGCGCCGGAAACCAGTATGGCCGGTAGTTTCGTGGTAGTCATATTCGTTTGTTTTAATGCCCCAAAATTATTCCCCGGTGCGCCGCCGGCCTTGTAAGAAAACGAAAACAGGCTCCCCGAAAAGAAGGGGAATCCCCCGTAACCTGCATGAAACATTCGCCGTGCCATACCCTTTTCCCGCTACACCAAAGCGTTTTCCCTGCGGCTCTATAGGTCTTCGCTACCCTTCCGATACGGATACGTTACCCCTATAGGAGGTAACGTATAGGTGGCTTATAGATGGCGAACAGGTGGCGTAAGGGTATCGTTCCTTGAATGAAATCCTTTGTGGTAGCATGTTTAGCCCAGGTTTTTTCAGGCATTTTTGCCTGTTTCGGATATTGGGCGCCTCGTTTGGGTTGATAATGAGTGGGTTGTGATATTCCCCGGGCACTGCGGTTTTGAGGCGTTCGGAACCGGGACAGCATTCTTTTCCCGATGGCATTGGAGTGTGTCGAAGTGTAAAATGATTGGTTGATAGTCGTGAGCGTTCCCGGCAGTTATTTTAAAAGTCTAGCGGTTTTGTAGACAAAAGCCCCTATCTTTGTGCCCGCGTATGTAGAAGTCTTTCCATGGGAACATGAAAAGGCTTTTTTTGTTACAACATCAGCTATGATTGAATTAAAAGGCATTACCAAAAAGTTTTACCAGCAAAACCGCGAGATCACCGCGCTGCGCGATGTGGACCTCACGGTGCCGCAGGGGAAAATATTCGGCGTGGTGGGCGCATCCGGCGCCGGCAAAAGCACGCTGATCCGCTGCGTCAACCTGCTGGAGAGGCCTACGGCGGGGCAGGTGATCGTGAATGGCCGCGACCTGACGTTACTTTCCGCCGCGGAACTGGCGAAGGAAAGAAAGCAGATCGGTATGATCTTCCAGCATTTTAACCTGCTCTCGTCCCGCACGGTGGCGCAGAACGTGGCGTTCCCGCTGGAGCTCGTCAATATGCCGCGCGCCGCGGTGCAGCAGCGGGTAACCGAACTGCTGGGGCTCGTGGGGCTGTCGGAGAAAGCGAACGATTACCCGGCCAGTTTGTCCGGCGGGCAGAAACAGCGCGTCGCCATCGCCCGCACGCTGGCCGGCAACCCGAAGGTGCTGCTCTGCGACGAGGCCACCAGCGCACTGGATCCCGGCACCACGCGGTCTATCCTCCAGTTGCTGAAACGCATCAACGAAGAGCTGCACATCACCATGCTGCTCATCACCCACGAAATGGAAGTAGTGAAATCGATTTGTGATAACGTGGCGGTGATCAGCGAAGGGCAGCTCATCGAACAGGGCACGGTGGCGGAAGTGTTCGCGCATCCCAAAACCGGACTGGCCCGGCAGTTCATCGCTTCGTCGCTGCACGTGGAGATTCCCGCCGTGTACCGGCAGCGCCTCCAGGCGCACGATACCGGCAATGGTCAGCCGCTGCTGCGCCTGGCGCTCACGGGCAAAACGGTAGACGAGCCGGTATTGTCCGACGCGGCCCGCCGCTTCAATATCGGCGCCAGCATCATCAGCGCGCAGATGGACCATGCCGGCAGCATCAGCTACGGCGTGATGCTCGTCAAACTCACCGGCAACCGCGACGCATTTGCCGATGCCATCCAGTATTTCAAAGACAAACATATTCAGGTAGAAATCGCAGGTTATGTCTGATCCCGTTATTTTATTATTGCTCAAAGGCACGTGGGAAACCATCGTGATGACCTTCGTATCCGGCTTCTTCGGCTTCCTGCTGGGGCTGCCCGCCGGGGTGATGCTGTTCATGACCCGTACGGGGCAGGTGCTCGAAAACCGCGCCGTGAACCGCACGCTGTCGGTCATCGTGAACGTGTTCCGTTCCATTCCTTTTATCATCCTCATCGTATGGATGATTCCTTTCACCCGTGCCGTCGTGGGCACCTCCATCGGCGTGAGCGCGGCACTGGTGCCTTTAAGCATCGGGGCGGCGCCTTTCATTGCCCGCATGGTGGAAAACAGCCTGATCGAAGTGCCCAACGGCCTGATCGAGGCGGCAAGGGCCATGGGCGCCTCGCCGTTCCAGATCGTGTACAAGGTATTGCTGCCCGAAGCATTGCCGTCGCTGGTGAACTGCGCGGCCATCACGCTCATTATGCTCGTGGGATATTCCGCCATGGGCGGCGCGGTAGGAGCGGGCGGGCTCGGGCAGATCGGCTACCAGTACGGGTATATCGGGTACGATGCCGTGATCATGAACATCGTGCTGGTGCTGCTCGTGCTGCTCGTATTCCTCATCCAGTTTACCGGCGACGCCATCGCCCGCCGCGTGAACCATCGTTAAGGCTTTCAAAAACCAACATATGACACACACAACAAGATTACCGTTCCTGCTGCTGGTCCTCACGGCGTTGTGGAGCTGCGGCGGCGCAAAAAAGAACGACCCGAACTTCGTGAAAGTCGGCGTATCGTCCGGCCCCGAATTCCAGGTGGCCCAGGTGGCGCAAAAGGTAGCCAAAGAAAAATACGGGCTGGAAGTGGAGCTGGTGGCGTTCAACGATTACGTGATCCCCAATGAGGCGCTGAACCAGGGAGACATCGACATCAACGTGTACCAGCACAAACCTTATCTCCAGGAACAAAGCCGCCAGCGCGGTTATCAACTCGCCGTGGTGGGCAATACCTTCGTGTATCCCATCGCCGGGTATTCCAAAAAGATCAGATCGCTGGCGGATCTGCAGCCCGGCAGCACCATCGTGATACCCAACGACCCCACCAACGGCGGGCGCTCGTTGCTGCTGCTGCAAAGGAACGGTCTGCTCACGCTGAAAGAAGGCACCGGTCTTTTACCGAAAGTGACCGACATCACCGATAACCCCAAAGCATTGAAAATCCTCGAACTCGAAGCGCCGCAATTGCCCCGCGCGCTCGACGACGACGATGTGACCATCGCCATCATCAACAACACCTTCGCCGCGCAGGCCAACCTGGTGCCGGGCCGCGACGGGCTGTTCGTGGAAGATAAGGAGTCGCCTTACGTGAACGTGGTAGTGGCCAGGGAAAACAACAAAAACGAAGAAAAAGTGAAGAAGTTCGTGCAGGCGTACCAGAGCGCCGAGGTGGAAAAAGCGGCCGCCGACGCATTCAGGGGAGGCGCCATCAAAGGCTGGTAATTAACCAATCCGTATAACCGGGGCGCTGTTTACGGACAGCGCCTTTTTATTTTCGGGGATAATGAGTACTTTTCGAATACATCATGAAACACATCTTCCTATCACTGCTCTGCATATGCACCATGCTGGCCAAGGCGCAGGACTCCGGCGCCGTTCACCTCGCCGACCCCGCCATTTTCCTGCATAACGGCATGTATTACCTGTACGGGACCGTGGAGGGGCGCGCGGGAGAGGGGTTTCAGGTTTACACGTCCACCGGCCTGGCGCAATGGACGCTCTCCGCCAAAAACGGCGGATACGCCCTGAAGAAAGGGGATGCTTTCGGCACCGCAGGTTTCTGGGCGCCGCAGGTGTTTCAATACCGCGATTCGTTTTACATGGCGTATGTGGCCAATGAAAGCATCGCCGTGGCGGTGGCCACCGATCCGCTGGGGCCTTTCACGCAGCGGGTCAAAGAACCGCTGGCCGCGCCGGTGAGGCAGATCGATCCCTTTGTGTTCATGGATGAAGGGAAGATATACCTCTACCATGTGCGCCTCACAGGCGGCAACAAGATTTTTGTGGCGGAGATGACGGACGACCTCGCGGCCATCAGGCCGGAAACGCTCCGGGAAAGCATCATCGCCACGGATCAGTGGGAAAACACCGCCAACACGAAATGGCCCGTTACGGAAGGCCCTTCCGTATTCAAACATAACGGGCTGTATTACCTTGTATATACCGCCAATGATTTCCGGCACCCGGACTACGCCGTGGGATACGCCACCAGCAAAAGCCCGCTCGGCCCCTGGGAGAAATACAGCGGCAATCCCGTCCTGCATAAAAACATGATCAGCCAGCATGGCACCGGCCATGGCGATTTTTTCAGGGACAACAACGGCGGGCTGCAGTATGTGTTCCACACGCATTATTCGCTGACGAAAGTAGGGCCGCGCAGAACGGCCATACTGAAAGCCTCCCTGAACGGTAACCGCCTCGTGATGGACGCGGGCTCTTTTCAATTCCTGAAACAATAGTCCCTATGATCGTGCAGTTCGAAAACTTCAACCGTAAAAAGGCCCATGTGAATTTGTTGTACGCGCAGGAAGGCGTGCACATCGCGCATTGCCGGTACGACAAACCTTCGGAAGACGAATTTTTCATGCCGCACGCGGCCATCACCTGCGTGAAGCAGGGCCGGAAGGTGGTGTTCCTCAACGGTTACAAACACGAAATGCGGGCCGGCGATGCCTTGTACATCCCGAAAAACGCCATCATCTATTCCGATATCCCCGTCAGGAAAGAAGCGTTCATCAGCGTGAACATGACGCTGCATAACAGGGAAGAGGAGAGCCCCCTGGCGCCGCTGGCCTGCAGGGTAACGGACAACCTGCCGCTGAAGGAACTGGCCGCGGAGCAGTACATGAGCCTGAGCACCTTCAAACGCTGGTTCCACCGGCATACCGGCGCCAGCCCGCTGCAATGGATGATCGACAGGCGGCTCGAAAGGGCGCGGTACCTGTTACAGCATAAACACCGGCCGGTGGCGGAAGCCTGCTTTGCCAGCGGGTTCCAGGATGTGTCGTATTTCATCCGCCGGTACAGGCAGCGCTTTGGCGTAACGCCGGGCGCGGCGTTTTCAGATTGAGCTTTTTGTCCTACTCCTGCATTGCACCCGCCACTATCTTCGCATAAAAAACTGACTATGATTACGCGCCAGCAGGCTTTAGATTTTGCACACGAATGGGTGAGCGCCTGGAATGCCCACGACCTCGACAGGGTGCTCAGCCACTACACAGACGATTTTGAAATGAGCAGCCCGTTCATCGTAGCCATGGGCATCGAGCCGTCCGGCACCTTGAAGGGGAAAGACAAAGTAGGGGACTACTGGCGCAAGGCCATGGTGAAATATCCCGATCTTCATTTCGGGCTGATCGAAACATTTTCCTGCGTGAACACCATCATCATTTATTACACCAGCATCGCCGGTAAAAAAGCGGCGGAGTTTTTTACCCTCAACGAAGAAGGCAAGGTGTACAAAGCCATGGGACATTACGATTGAGAATGTATCCGTAACTTCGTCGCCATGGCGAAAAAAAAGACCGATATTCCTTTCTATTCGCTCGATGCCGGCGCCAAAGCCGGCATCGAGATCAAACGCCTCACG
This window encodes:
- a CDS encoding SDR family oxidoreductase — encoded protein: MTTTKLPAILVSGATGTIGSALAKLLAEKGTPFRALVRPTGATPHIPGAEVVEGDLNDQKSLKNALSGIERAFLLTNSSPEAESLQIAFVDAAKAAGVQHIVKLSQYAAHRDSPVRFLRYHAAVEEKILASGMAYTFLRPNLFMQGLLGFREPIMQQGKFFATIGEAPVSLVDIRDIAEVAAAALTNPVHENRIYTLTGPQAITHRQIAATLSAALGRDIQYIDVPPDAMHQALIAAGFPEWQAAGLIEDYAHYGRGEAAEVSGDIEAVTGRAARDFNRFVEDYAEAFLPEVLTKR
- the metN gene encoding methionine ABC transporter ATP-binding protein MetN, whose amino-acid sequence is MIELKGITKKFYQQNREITALRDVDLTVPQGKIFGVVGASGAGKSTLIRCVNLLERPTAGQVIVNGRDLTLLSAAELAKERKQIGMIFQHFNLLSSRTVAQNVAFPLELVNMPRAAVQQRVTELLGLVGLSEKANDYPASLSGGQKQRVAIARTLAGNPKVLLCDEATSALDPGTTRSILQLLKRINEELHITMLLITHEMEVVKSICDNVAVISEGQLIEQGTVAEVFAHPKTGLARQFIASSLHVEIPAVYRQRLQAHDTGNGQPLLRLALTGKTVDEPVLSDAARRFNIGASIISAQMDHAGSISYGVMLVKLTGNRDAFADAIQYFKDKHIQVEIAGYV
- the metI gene encoding methionine ABC transporter permease MetI, with protein sequence MSDPVILLLLKGTWETIVMTFVSGFFGFLLGLPAGVMLFMTRTGQVLENRAVNRTLSVIVNVFRSIPFIILIVWMIPFTRAVVGTSIGVSAALVPLSIGAAPFIARMVENSLIEVPNGLIEAARAMGASPFQIVYKVLLPEALPSLVNCAAITLIMLVGYSAMGGAVGAGGLGQIGYQYGYIGYDAVIMNIVLVLLVLLVFLIQFTGDAIARRVNHR
- the metQ gene encoding methionine ABC transporter substrate-binding lipoprotein MetQ — its product is MTHTTRLPFLLLVLTALWSCGGAKKNDPNFVKVGVSSGPEFQVAQVAQKVAKEKYGLEVELVAFNDYVIPNEALNQGDIDINVYQHKPYLQEQSRQRGYQLAVVGNTFVYPIAGYSKKIRSLADLQPGSTIVIPNDPTNGGRSLLLLQRNGLLTLKEGTGLLPKVTDITDNPKALKILELEAPQLPRALDDDDVTIAIINNTFAAQANLVPGRDGLFVEDKESPYVNVVVARENNKNEEKVKKFVQAYQSAEVEKAAADAFRGGAIKGW
- a CDS encoding glycoside hydrolase family 43 protein, whose translation is MKHIFLSLLCICTMLAKAQDSGAVHLADPAIFLHNGMYYLYGTVEGRAGEGFQVYTSTGLAQWTLSAKNGGYALKKGDAFGTAGFWAPQVFQYRDSFYMAYVANESIAVAVATDPLGPFTQRVKEPLAAPVRQIDPFVFMDEGKIYLYHVRLTGGNKIFVAEMTDDLAAIRPETLRESIIATDQWENTANTKWPVTEGPSVFKHNGLYYLVYTANDFRHPDYAVGYATSKSPLGPWEKYSGNPVLHKNMISQHGTGHGDFFRDNNGGLQYVFHTHYSLTKVGPRRTAILKASLNGNRLVMDAGSFQFLKQ
- a CDS encoding AraC family transcriptional regulator — encoded protein: MIVQFENFNRKKAHVNLLYAQEGVHIAHCRYDKPSEDEFFMPHAAITCVKQGRKVVFLNGYKHEMRAGDALYIPKNAIIYSDIPVRKEAFISVNMTLHNREEESPLAPLACRVTDNLPLKELAAEQYMSLSTFKRWFHRHTGASPLQWMIDRRLERARYLLQHKHRPVAEACFASGFQDVSYFIRRYRQRFGVTPGAAFSD
- a CDS encoding nuclear transport factor 2 family protein, translated to MITRQQALDFAHEWVSAWNAHDLDRVLSHYTDDFEMSSPFIVAMGIEPSGTLKGKDKVGDYWRKAMVKYPDLHFGLIETFSCVNTIIIYYTSIAGKKAAEFFTLNEEGKVYKAMGHYD